The region AATGACCAGCAAACAAGAGATCAATGTATGGAAGCCATGTCTCTTCTTCATCACACCACTGACCAAGATATAGTCTTCCAGAAGATGAGAGAGACATTCTACTATCGTCAGCAGATACTCCATGACCCACAAGAATCAGCAAACATTCTTCAGATGTTTCCTCGGTTTTTGGACACTAAAGGACTGGTAGGTAAACAAATGGGGATCTGAAAAATACTTGACTTAaaaaaattgattttaatgGACATACTTCTCCTTTGTTAGATTTTGCAGGACTTTGCAATGATGTTTGGAGTAGAGACTGCTTCCAGGTTCCTGGAAAAATGGAACACCAGTTTTAAAGACAAGGTTGCCAGGGAAGCCAGAGACCTTAAAGAGACTTGTCTTCTGAAAAGACTGCTGAAATCTGCTTTGAACGAAGAAATGGATGATGCTGATGAGCCAGGTAGTGTCCTAAAGTAACACTTTATTAGTGTAGTaattttagttttcatttttaaaagttatcaaAAAAGCAGCAGTGTGGATAATGTGTGTATGGATCACTTATTTTCTGCTCATACCCTCAACCAGTTTTTATATGTTAGTGAAGTTCAGTTCTGTCTCCCCTTTCCAGCATTAGTATTTAACTCCTTAACGCTGTCTGCAGAGTGGGACAGCGACATGGCTTCTCTTCTTGTTCTGCTGCACCTTCTCACGCCACAACCAGCTGGAAGGAAACGGCCAAAGAAGATGAGTGTTGGAGAGGCAATAGATCATCTGGTTAAATTTCACAAGGTTTGTCAAGATAATGTGATCCAGTTCCAGATACTGTGGTTCATGGAACACTTTTTCTTAACCTAAGGGTTTATAAAGTGatgctttttattgtgtttcaGTCTTGCCAGAGCCTTGAGGATCACCTCATGAACAATGAAGGAAACCCTCAGCCATATCTCCTGGCCACAGGGACTTCAAAAGCACAGGTTTTCAGCTTCTACATAGTCTTGGATCGAAAGCTTCTTCCATGTCAGTCAGGCACATCACTGGGTGCATTTGATGAGCTGTTCAAGTGCCACTTTGTTTTCAGTGTGAAATATGAAGACGCTCTGTCCAGCCTGTACACATTTTTGCAGACCACTGTGTACAATATTGATGTAGGCACAACAGTGGAAAGTCCAAGAGTCAAAGAGTTGCGAGCAAAGCTGTTGAATAAGTAGTAACCAGGTTATGCATTCAAAATGTTGACCTGCTTTCTCTGTGCTTTATCCTTTGCTACAGCTTTACTTTTGTTCAGACATTTAAAACTAGTTCATGGAATGTATCCTGGCAAAAATTTGAAACTAAAATGTGGTCAGATAGGATGTTGTTTACAATTCTCAAGTTATTCTGGATTTAGAAGACATCTGAATAAGATACATGCTACTGTTAGCACATGTGTTCCTCATGAGACCCCTTCTGACCATGATACCCAACAGTTTAGTAGTTCTCAGTGCTTAAATGATGAAACACCATCCACATCATCTCAGTGCCAAAATTCTGAAGCAGGCCCTTCATTCTCAAATCAGAGCAAGGACATGTCTGCCTCCATTATTGCCAGACTTTTAGGAAGTGGTGTACCAAATACTGTAGTTCTTTCTACAGTTCAGAACTTAGAGGAATTTGTGGGAGATTGGCAATCTAATATTCAGGAACAATTATTGACCCTATTACCAAATGACAGTCCCTCCAGATCAGCCATtgcagatttatttaaaaatttggACAATCCGTTTAGTCACTTGAATTCTGAaagcaaatgtaaaaaatattttagagaTAAGTGGGAAATGG is a window of Maylandia zebra isolate NMK-2024a linkage group LG22, Mzebra_GT3a, whole genome shotgun sequence DNA encoding:
- the LOC106676715 gene encoding uncharacterized protein LOC106676715; its protein translation is MMFILFIFKTGKDLIKKHFCFCRRTVSKATKEFHALGIVSLFPSLKDPYSKKGYEHFYDIQSNKGFLEWRIKTVQRQSKPPTASQNRVELKGGPTSRRKFGFTNDQQTRDQCMEAMSLLHHTTDQDIVFQKMRETFYYRQQILHDPQESANILQMFPRFLDTKGLILQDFAMMFGVETASRFLEKWNTSFKDKVAREARDLKETCLLKRLLKSALNEEMDDADEPEWDSDMASLLVLLHLLTPQPAGRKRPKKMSVGEAIDHLVKFHKSCQSLEDHLMNNEGNPQPYLLATGTSKAQVFSFYIVLDRKLLPCQSGTSLGAFDELFKCHFVFSVKYEDALSSLYTFLQTTVYNIDVGTTVESPRVKELRAKLLNK